From Mercenaria mercenaria strain notata chromosome 17, MADL_Memer_1, whole genome shotgun sequence, the proteins below share one genomic window:
- the LOC123536461 gene encoding monocarboxylate transporter 12-B-like isoform X4, with protein sequence MMNTKSKEQRDGVRGWHKIFVLISCCLIMVLHLGLLHAIGILFTDIITTFNSTRAETAVIQSTSIGVSFISGLGFSCVYISSAAAISQHFSGRKQLLYFSVHATGAGIGGMLYPFLIRYLSDLYGFRGALLIIGAIGMNATPTCFLWKHHSNTTNPQKCVEVANQIEEFQTLLEVKTKDSGEIITIEKLKQTPPRDGFDSVYVSQYPVQQGETKTKTVIVEGTGNKSTDLKKSKQRQTISESFRRIWHIKSFIVFVLGSIGLTTSLALIIIFVADIYKDNGLTNDDVSLGLFLLNVMSTAGRSIPGMIIQSKRIPTLVMPLLNAVLSAVVIFSFIIVKSRWLLIVLSGVIGMPLGMCASMLTVVTQKLVGSDLLPIALGTFFTFNGICQVVAGPVNGYIRDVTGSYIAIFYIATGICLVGAVVFFLAHMTRRKKKHEIKRSSVL encoded by the exons ATGATGAACACAAAATCTAAAGAACAAAGGGATGGAGTAAG GGGATGgcacaaaatatttgttttgatatctTGCTGTTTGATAATGGTTCTTCATCTCGGGTTGCTGCACGCCATCGGCATTCTATTTACTGATATAATAACAACATTCAACAGTACACGTGCTGAAACGGCGGTGATACAATCAACATCCATTGGTGTTAGTTTTATTTCGG GCCTTGGATTCTCCTGCGTTTATATTTCATCAGCAGCTGCTATTAGCCAGCATTTCTCAGGCAGGAAGCAGTTACTATATTTTTCTGTACACGCTACTGGGGCTGGAATAGGTGGAATGTTGTACCCGTTTTTAATAAGGTATCTAAG TGACCTATATGGATTCAGAGGTGCATTACTAATAATCGGAGCAATTGGTATGAACGCAACGCCTACCTGTTTTCTTTGGAAACATCACTCAAACACAACCAATCCACAAAAATGTGTTGAAGTTGCTAACCAAATTGAGGAATTTCAAACACTTTTGGAAGTGAAAACAAAAGATAGTGGTGAAATCATCACGATAGAAAAGCTAAAACAGACTCCACCTAGAGATGGTTTTGATTCTGTTTATGTAAGCCAGTACCCAGTGCAACAAGgtgaaacaaaaacgaaaacggTTATTGTCGAAGGCACTGGGAATAAGTCTACTGATTTGAAGAAAAGTAAACAAAGACAAACAATAAGTGAAAGTTTCAGACGCATCTGGCACATTAAAAGTTTTATCGTTTTTGTACTTGGAAGCATTGGTTTGACTACGTCTCTAGCATTGATTATCATTTTTGTGGCCGATATCTATAAGGATAATGGACTGACAAACGATGACGTGTCATTGGGGTTGTTTTTACTCAATGTTATGAGTACAGCTGGACGTTCAATTCCGGGAATGATAATTCAGTCTAAACGCATTCCAACATTAGTAATGCCTTTACTAAATGCCGTGTTATCTGCAGTTGTAATATTCTCCTTCATTATTGTCAAATCTCGCTGGCTTTTAATCGTGTTAAGCGGTGTTATTGGCATGCCCCTTGGAATGTGTGCATCTATGTTAACTGTTGTTACTCAGAAGCTTGTAGGCTCAGACTTACTGCCGATAGCACTTGGAACATTCTTTACATTCAATGGTATTTGTCAAGTTGTTGCCGGTCCAGTCAATG GATATATCAGAGATGTAACCGGTTCCTATATTGCAATATTCTACATCGCAACAGGGATATGTTTAGTCGGAGCTGTCGTTTTCTTTTTGGCACACATGACAAGACGAAAAAAGAAACACGAAATTAAAAGATCATCAGTACTTTAA
- the LOC123536461 gene encoding monocarboxylate transporter 9-like isoform X2, whose protein sequence is MMNTKSKEQRDGVRGWHKIFVLISCCLIMVLHLGLLHAIGILFTDIITTFNSTRAETAVIQSTSIGVSFISGIFTGALINKIGLMAVGISGSLLLNFALMVSFFATSLTYLIISVGVVGGLGFSCVYISSAAAISQHFSGRKQLLYFSVHATGAGIGGMLYPFLISDLYGFRGALLIIGAIGMNATPTCFLWKHHSNTTNPQKCVEVANQIEEFQTLLEVKTKDSGEIITIEKLKQTPPRDGFDSVYVSQYPVQQGETKTKTVIVEGTGNKSTDLKKSKQRQTISESFRRIWHIKSFIVFVLGSIGLTTSLALIIIFVADIYKDNGLTNDDVSLGLFLLNVMSTAGRSIPGMIIQSKRIPTLVMPLLNAVLSAVVIFSFIIVKSRWLLIVLSGVIGMPLGMCASMLTVVTQKLVGSDLLPIALGTFFTFNGICQVVAGPVNGYIRDVTGSYIAIFYIATGICLVGAVVFFLAHMTRRKKKHEIKRSSVL, encoded by the exons ATGATGAACACAAAATCTAAAGAACAAAGGGATGGAGTAAG GGGATGgcacaaaatatttgttttgatatctTGCTGTTTGATAATGGTTCTTCATCTCGGGTTGCTGCACGCCATCGGCATTCTATTTACTGATATAATAACAACATTCAACAGTACACGTGCTGAAACGGCGGTGATACAATCAACATCCATTGGTGTTAGTTTTATTTCGG gtATATTTACTGGAGCGTTAATCAACAAAATCGGTTTGATGGCGGTAGGAATTTCAGGTTCTCTTTTGCTTAATTTCGCTTTGATGGTGAGCTTCTTTGCAACTTCTTTGACGTATCTCATTATATCAGTGGGCGTTGTCGGTG GCCTTGGATTCTCCTGCGTTTATATTTCATCAGCAGCTGCTATTAGCCAGCATTTCTCAGGCAGGAAGCAGTTACTATATTTTTCTGTACACGCTACTGGGGCTGGAATAGGTGGAATGTTGTACCCGTTTTTAATAAG TGACCTATATGGATTCAGAGGTGCATTACTAATAATCGGAGCAATTGGTATGAACGCAACGCCTACCTGTTTTCTTTGGAAACATCACTCAAACACAACCAATCCACAAAAATGTGTTGAAGTTGCTAACCAAATTGAGGAATTTCAAACACTTTTGGAAGTGAAAACAAAAGATAGTGGTGAAATCATCACGATAGAAAAGCTAAAACAGACTCCACCTAGAGATGGTTTTGATTCTGTTTATGTAAGCCAGTACCCAGTGCAACAAGgtgaaacaaaaacgaaaacggTTATTGTCGAAGGCACTGGGAATAAGTCTACTGATTTGAAGAAAAGTAAACAAAGACAAACAATAAGTGAAAGTTTCAGACGCATCTGGCACATTAAAAGTTTTATCGTTTTTGTACTTGGAAGCATTGGTTTGACTACGTCTCTAGCATTGATTATCATTTTTGTGGCCGATATCTATAAGGATAATGGACTGACAAACGATGACGTGTCATTGGGGTTGTTTTTACTCAATGTTATGAGTACAGCTGGACGTTCAATTCCGGGAATGATAATTCAGTCTAAACGCATTCCAACATTAGTAATGCCTTTACTAAATGCCGTGTTATCTGCAGTTGTAATATTCTCCTTCATTATTGTCAAATCTCGCTGGCTTTTAATCGTGTTAAGCGGTGTTATTGGCATGCCCCTTGGAATGTGTGCATCTATGTTAACTGTTGTTACTCAGAAGCTTGTAGGCTCAGACTTACTGCCGATAGCACTTGGAACATTCTTTACATTCAATGGTATTTGTCAAGTTGTTGCCGGTCCAGTCAATG GATATATCAGAGATGTAACCGGTTCCTATATTGCAATATTCTACATCGCAACAGGGATATGTTTAGTCGGAGCTGTCGTTTTCTTTTTGGCACACATGACAAGACGAAAAAAGAAACACGAAATTAAAAGATCATCAGTACTTTAA
- the LOC123536461 gene encoding monocarboxylate transporter 9-like isoform X1 → MMNTKSKEQRDGVRGWHKIFVLISCCLIMVLHLGLLHAIGILFTDIITTFNSTRAETAVIQSTSIGVSFISGIFTGALINKIGLMAVGISGSLLLNFALMVSFFATSLTYLIISVGVVGGLGFSCVYISSAAAISQHFSGRKQLLYFSVHATGAGIGGMLYPFLIRYLSDLYGFRGALLIIGAIGMNATPTCFLWKHHSNTTNPQKCVEVANQIEEFQTLLEVKTKDSGEIITIEKLKQTPPRDGFDSVYVSQYPVQQGETKTKTVIVEGTGNKSTDLKKSKQRQTISESFRRIWHIKSFIVFVLGSIGLTTSLALIIIFVADIYKDNGLTNDDVSLGLFLLNVMSTAGRSIPGMIIQSKRIPTLVMPLLNAVLSAVVIFSFIIVKSRWLLIVLSGVIGMPLGMCASMLTVVTQKLVGSDLLPIALGTFFTFNGICQVVAGPVNGYIRDVTGSYIAIFYIATGICLVGAVVFFLAHMTRRKKKHEIKRSSVL, encoded by the exons ATGATGAACACAAAATCTAAAGAACAAAGGGATGGAGTAAG GGGATGgcacaaaatatttgttttgatatctTGCTGTTTGATAATGGTTCTTCATCTCGGGTTGCTGCACGCCATCGGCATTCTATTTACTGATATAATAACAACATTCAACAGTACACGTGCTGAAACGGCGGTGATACAATCAACATCCATTGGTGTTAGTTTTATTTCGG gtATATTTACTGGAGCGTTAATCAACAAAATCGGTTTGATGGCGGTAGGAATTTCAGGTTCTCTTTTGCTTAATTTCGCTTTGATGGTGAGCTTCTTTGCAACTTCTTTGACGTATCTCATTATATCAGTGGGCGTTGTCGGTG GCCTTGGATTCTCCTGCGTTTATATTTCATCAGCAGCTGCTATTAGCCAGCATTTCTCAGGCAGGAAGCAGTTACTATATTTTTCTGTACACGCTACTGGGGCTGGAATAGGTGGAATGTTGTACCCGTTTTTAATAAGGTATCTAAG TGACCTATATGGATTCAGAGGTGCATTACTAATAATCGGAGCAATTGGTATGAACGCAACGCCTACCTGTTTTCTTTGGAAACATCACTCAAACACAACCAATCCACAAAAATGTGTTGAAGTTGCTAACCAAATTGAGGAATTTCAAACACTTTTGGAAGTGAAAACAAAAGATAGTGGTGAAATCATCACGATAGAAAAGCTAAAACAGACTCCACCTAGAGATGGTTTTGATTCTGTTTATGTAAGCCAGTACCCAGTGCAACAAGgtgaaacaaaaacgaaaacggTTATTGTCGAAGGCACTGGGAATAAGTCTACTGATTTGAAGAAAAGTAAACAAAGACAAACAATAAGTGAAAGTTTCAGACGCATCTGGCACATTAAAAGTTTTATCGTTTTTGTACTTGGAAGCATTGGTTTGACTACGTCTCTAGCATTGATTATCATTTTTGTGGCCGATATCTATAAGGATAATGGACTGACAAACGATGACGTGTCATTGGGGTTGTTTTTACTCAATGTTATGAGTACAGCTGGACGTTCAATTCCGGGAATGATAATTCAGTCTAAACGCATTCCAACATTAGTAATGCCTTTACTAAATGCCGTGTTATCTGCAGTTGTAATATTCTCCTTCATTATTGTCAAATCTCGCTGGCTTTTAATCGTGTTAAGCGGTGTTATTGGCATGCCCCTTGGAATGTGTGCATCTATGTTAACTGTTGTTACTCAGAAGCTTGTAGGCTCAGACTTACTGCCGATAGCACTTGGAACATTCTTTACATTCAATGGTATTTGTCAAGTTGTTGCCGGTCCAGTCAATG GATATATCAGAGATGTAACCGGTTCCTATATTGCAATATTCTACATCGCAACAGGGATATGTTTAGTCGGAGCTGTCGTTTTCTTTTTGGCACACATGACAAGACGAAAAAAGAAACACGAAATTAAAAGATCATCAGTACTTTAA
- the LOC123536461 gene encoding monocarboxylate transporter 9-like isoform X3, which translates to MVLHLGLLHAIGILFTDIITTFNSTRAETAVIQSTSIGVSFISGIFTGALINKIGLMAVGISGSLLLNFALMVSFFATSLTYLIISVGVVGGLGFSCVYISSAAAISQHFSGRKQLLYFSVHATGAGIGGMLYPFLIRYLSDLYGFRGALLIIGAIGMNATPTCFLWKHHSNTTNPQKCVEVANQIEEFQTLLEVKTKDSGEIITIEKLKQTPPRDGFDSVYVSQYPVQQGETKTKTVIVEGTGNKSTDLKKSKQRQTISESFRRIWHIKSFIVFVLGSIGLTTSLALIIIFVADIYKDNGLTNDDVSLGLFLLNVMSTAGRSIPGMIIQSKRIPTLVMPLLNAVLSAVVIFSFIIVKSRWLLIVLSGVIGMPLGMCASMLTVVTQKLVGSDLLPIALGTFFTFNGICQVVAGPVNGYIRDVTGSYIAIFYIATGICLVGAVVFFLAHMTRRKKKHEIKRSSVL; encoded by the exons ATGGTTCTTCATCTCGGGTTGCTGCACGCCATCGGCATTCTATTTACTGATATAATAACAACATTCAACAGTACACGTGCTGAAACGGCGGTGATACAATCAACATCCATTGGTGTTAGTTTTATTTCGG gtATATTTACTGGAGCGTTAATCAACAAAATCGGTTTGATGGCGGTAGGAATTTCAGGTTCTCTTTTGCTTAATTTCGCTTTGATGGTGAGCTTCTTTGCAACTTCTTTGACGTATCTCATTATATCAGTGGGCGTTGTCGGTG GCCTTGGATTCTCCTGCGTTTATATTTCATCAGCAGCTGCTATTAGCCAGCATTTCTCAGGCAGGAAGCAGTTACTATATTTTTCTGTACACGCTACTGGGGCTGGAATAGGTGGAATGTTGTACCCGTTTTTAATAAGGTATCTAAG TGACCTATATGGATTCAGAGGTGCATTACTAATAATCGGAGCAATTGGTATGAACGCAACGCCTACCTGTTTTCTTTGGAAACATCACTCAAACACAACCAATCCACAAAAATGTGTTGAAGTTGCTAACCAAATTGAGGAATTTCAAACACTTTTGGAAGTGAAAACAAAAGATAGTGGTGAAATCATCACGATAGAAAAGCTAAAACAGACTCCACCTAGAGATGGTTTTGATTCTGTTTATGTAAGCCAGTACCCAGTGCAACAAGgtgaaacaaaaacgaaaacggTTATTGTCGAAGGCACTGGGAATAAGTCTACTGATTTGAAGAAAAGTAAACAAAGACAAACAATAAGTGAAAGTTTCAGACGCATCTGGCACATTAAAAGTTTTATCGTTTTTGTACTTGGAAGCATTGGTTTGACTACGTCTCTAGCATTGATTATCATTTTTGTGGCCGATATCTATAAGGATAATGGACTGACAAACGATGACGTGTCATTGGGGTTGTTTTTACTCAATGTTATGAGTACAGCTGGACGTTCAATTCCGGGAATGATAATTCAGTCTAAACGCATTCCAACATTAGTAATGCCTTTACTAAATGCCGTGTTATCTGCAGTTGTAATATTCTCCTTCATTATTGTCAAATCTCGCTGGCTTTTAATCGTGTTAAGCGGTGTTATTGGCATGCCCCTTGGAATGTGTGCATCTATGTTAACTGTTGTTACTCAGAAGCTTGTAGGCTCAGACTTACTGCCGATAGCACTTGGAACATTCTTTACATTCAATGGTATTTGTCAAGTTGTTGCCGGTCCAGTCAATG GATATATCAGAGATGTAACCGGTTCCTATATTGCAATATTCTACATCGCAACAGGGATATGTTTAGTCGGAGCTGTCGTTTTCTTTTTGGCACACATGACAAGACGAAAAAAGAAACACGAAATTAAAAGATCATCAGTACTTTAA
- the LOC123536463 gene encoding monocarboxylate transporter 1-like, whose translation MEIDKMHRWLVFISACMVMLVALGFAFSFGVLLVDFINVFNASRSKASLVQSVLIAVSMGSGLLVGPIMQKCGMKKAGCLGSVLISTGLFISFFANSIPFFVVSVGVVTALGVVFLFVVSNAAVGHHFTEKTALILLSEVNAGSGLGGMLFPFILAYFSETFGLRGTLLLSGGIVMNTMPAALLWTQPEHILSTNQRKKGKTNSAYTLEETESRTEDRVQKGYRDGIAPRHGETIEIEKVNYEQNTEHGLLRSIKLLFKDKCFILFVLRMDLAYPPIMLLITFIVDAFIDSGLSQTDANFGLLLINAFSIDGRLLPGLFMQSRHISSLMVPAFASIITAVCMAGLILVKSLSLKLVFSSVVGIPLGICVSCFSVTNLDIVGPSQLGNASGLTLTASGLISIAAGPVSGK comes from the exons ATGGAGATAGACAAAATGCACAGATGGCTGGTGTTCATATCAGCATGCATGGTTATGTTAGTAGCATTGGGATTTGCCTTCTCCTTTGGTGTATTATTGGTTGATTTCATCAATGTTTTCAACGCATCAAGATCCAAAGCGTCTCTGGTACAGTCTGTGCTTATCGCCGTAAGTATGGGTTCTG GTCTATTGGTTGGCCCTATAATGCAGAAATGTGGAATGAAGAAAGCCGGCTGTCTTGGATCAGTATTGATATCAACGGGACTTTTCATTTCTTTCTTCGCTAATTCCATTCCATTTTTCGTTGTTTCAGTTGGAGTTGTCACAG CTTTGGGTGTAGTTTTCCTGTTTGTGGTGTCTAATGCCGCTGTTGGACACCACTTCACCGAGAAAACAGCACTGATTCTACTGTCAGAAGTAAACGCAGGTTCTGGACTAGGAGGAATGTTGTTTCCTTTTATCCTCGCATACTTCAG tgaaacatttgGCTTACGTGGAACTCTTCTGCTGAGTGGTGGTATTGTCATGAATACAATGCCTGCTGCTTTACTTTGGACGCAACCTGAACACATTCTGTCTACGAACCAAAGGAAGAAGGGAAAAACAAATAGTGCATACACTTTAGAAGAAACTGAATCTAGAACAGAAGACAGAGTGCAAAAGGGTTACAGGGATGGAATTGCACCGAGGCATGGTGAAACTATAGAAATTGAAAAAGTAAATTATGAACAAAATACTGAGCATGGTCTTTTAAGAAGCATCAAACTTCTTTTCAAagataaatgtttcattttatttgtactAAGAATGGATCTTGCATATCCACCTATTATGTTGTTGATAACGTTTATTGTAGATGCATTTATCGATTCAGGTCTTTCTCAAACAGATGCCAATTTTGGACTTCTACTAATAAACGCGTTCAGTATCGATGGACGCTTACTTCCAGGGCTCTTTATGCAATCAAGGCACATCAGTTCTTTGATGGTTCCAGCATTCGCGAGCATAATAACAGCTGTCTGTATGGCAGGCTTAATTTTGGTTAAGTCTTTGTCCTTAAAGCTTGTCTTCTCTAGCGTTGTTGGAATACCATTAGGTATTTGCGTGTCGTGTTTTAGTGTGACAAATTTAGACATCGTTGGCCCATCCCAGTTGGGTAACGCATCTGGATTAACTCTTACAGCAAGCGGATTGATCAGCATTGCAGCCGGGCCAGTCAGTGGTAAGTAA